One window from the genome of Bacilli bacterium encodes:
- the glgB gene encoding 1,4-alpha-glucan branching protein GlgB translates to MAYGMLYDYLTGQSIDGFRYFGAHFIEDVVEEIDILPPIEKGKKPTSEKRKITRKGVVFRLYAPLAADVSVIGSWNNWQPGANPMKKIDPAGVFETTVWGLENYDSYKFHFLDAKGNYVDKADPFAFFSELRPNSCSRLFNIDGFIWHDKPYMNNRSRNFDRPMSIYEIHLGSWLGKIENRFLSYEEVADYLIPYVKEHGYTHVEIMPITQYPFDGSWGYQATGFYSVDSRYGNPMQLMSFVDRLHQAGIGVILDFVVVHFAPDPFGLINFDGSHVYEYDDPTNTFSQWGSPQFDLGKDPVRSFLMSAIAYYVEYFHFDGVRVDAVSNIIFWDGNRARGENSGAIEFVKRLNGKLHYRFPALMMIAEDSSDYSGVTHSLEYGGLGFDYKWDLGWMNDTLKYYALDPVYKKYDHNKLTFSMAYFYSENFLLPLSHDEVVHGKGTLINKMWGDYDQKFALLRNLYVYMFAHPGKKLSFMGNELASFDEWNEEKSLPWELKKFPKHDSVSRLVRDLNRIYVYEEALSFEEYNPSHFNWLMVDNSNQSVFAFERRVGKSHLIFIFNMTPVYYEQYDIGVTRAGQYIELFNSDKDVYGGWNQYNGLPLDTISTSGPENHPFRLTIKLASLGAIILKYNEK, encoded by the coding sequence ATGGCATACGGAATGCTCTATGACTATCTTACTGGTCAGTCAATTGACGGTTTTCGTTATTTTGGCGCTCATTTCATCGAGGATGTAGTCGAAGAAATTGATATCCTGCCTCCGATAGAAAAAGGAAAAAAACCGACGAGTGAAAAGAGAAAAATTACTCGTAAAGGAGTTGTTTTTCGTCTCTATGCGCCGCTGGCGGCTGATGTCAGTGTTATCGGTAGCTGGAACAACTGGCAACCGGGAGCAAATCCTATGAAAAAGATCGACCCGGCGGGTGTTTTTGAAACGACAGTCTGGGGATTGGAAAACTATGATTCATATAAATTTCATTTTCTTGATGCCAAGGGAAATTATGTAGATAAAGCCGATCCTTTCGCTTTTTTCTCGGAACTTCGGCCTAATTCATGCTCACGCTTATTTAATATCGATGGGTTTATATGGCACGACAAGCCCTATATGAATAATCGGAGTCGCAATTTCGACCGACCGATGAGTATATATGAGATTCATTTAGGATCGTGGCTCGGCAAGATTGAAAATCGCTTTTTGAGTTACGAAGAGGTTGCCGATTATCTTATTCCCTATGTTAAGGAACATGGTTACACCCATGTTGAGATTATGCCGATTACCCAATACCCATTCGATGGAAGTTGGGGCTATCAGGCAACTGGCTTTTATAGCGTGGACAGCCGTTATGGCAATCCAATGCAACTTATGAGTTTTGTTGATCGTCTTCACCAAGCGGGAATCGGCGTTATATTAGATTTCGTTGTCGTTCATTTTGCTCCGGATCCGTTTGGATTGATTAACTTTGACGGTTCTCACGTTTATGAATACGATGATCCAACCAATACCTTCTCCCAATGGGGTTCCCCTCAATTTGATTTAGGAAAAGACCCCGTCCGAAGTTTTCTTATGTCGGCAATTGCATATTATGTTGAGTATTTCCATTTTGATGGTGTGCGGGTCGATGCGGTTAGCAATATCATCTTTTGGGATGGAAACCGCGCCCGTGGGGAAAATTCGGGAGCCATTGAATTTGTCAAGCGTCTAAACGGAAAACTACACTATCGTTTCCCGGCCCTGATGATGATAGCTGAAGATAGCAGCGATTATTCGGGAGTCACTCACTCGCTGGAATACGGAGGTTTAGGTTTTGATTATAAGTGGGATTTAGGTTGGATGAACGATACTTTAAAGTATTATGCCCTCGATCCGGTGTACAAGAAATACGATCATAACAAACTTACCTTTTCTATGGCCTATTTCTACAGCGAGAATTTTCTGTTGCCCCTTTCGCATGATGAGGTTGTCCACGGCAAAGGAACATTAATTAACAAGATGTGGGGCGATTACGACCAAAAGTTTGCTCTTTTGCGTAATCTTTATGTTTATATGTTTGCTCATCCGGGGAAAAAACTTTCTTTCATGGGAAACGAATTGGCGAGTTTTGATGAATGGAACGAAGAAAAATCACTTCCGTGGGAACTAAAGAAATTTCCTAAACACGACAGCGTTTCTCGGCTTGTCCGCGACTTAAATCGAATCTATGTCTATGAGGAAGCACTAAGTTTTGAAGAGTATAATCCGTCGCATTTTAATTGGTTGATGGTCGATAACAGCAATCAATCGGTTTTTGCCTTTGAAAGACGGGTTGGAAAGTCACATTTGATATTTATATTCAATATGACACCGGTTTATTATGAGCAATATGACATCGGCGTTACGCGCGCCGGTCAGTATATTGAACTGTTTAATTCCGACAAGGATGTCTATGGCGGCTGGAACCAATACAACGGACTTCCCTTGGACACCATTTCAACTTCCGGACCGGAAAATCACCCCTTCCGCTTAACGATAAAACTGGCGTCTTTGGGAGCGATTATCTTAAAGTACAACGAAAAGTAA